CGGCGGCGGCCGTTGGGGTCTCAACGTGGTTAGCGGGTGGGGAGCACACGAATTCGCCGCTATGGGAGTTGAGCTGCTTGACCACAAGGAACGCTACGCATACACCCGGGAATGGTTGGACGTTGTTGAGATGCTGTGGCGCGATGGAGAGGCTACGCTTGACGGGAAGTACTTCAAGATCAACAAGGCTGCAGGTCGGCCGCGACCCTTGCAGGTTTCACCGTTGATTGTTAATGCCGGACAGTCCTACACCGGCATGCGCTTCTCGGCTGAGAACGTGGACTATATCTTCTGTTACGGAGACCTCGCAGAGAAGTTCCGCAAAGTTCGGGCCGAGGTCGGCAGCGAGTGTGGATTCATTGGCGCCAAGTCAGTGATTCTGGGCGCGACGACTGCCGCGGCCCAGGACCGTGCACGGCAAATCGTCGACCAAGCAGACCGGGGAGCATTGCGCAACATGCTAGTTGCCAGCGGTGCCGAATCGGTAGAGAGCGCAGAAGGACGCATGGTCTCTCGTGATGAGGTCGAGGAATATCTGCTCGGTGACGCGATTATCGCTAGCGCCGAAGATGCGGGCACACAGTTGGCAGATTGGGCTGCGACGAACGGGGTCGATGGGATTTGTCTGAACTTGTTCGACTACCTCGGTGATCTCCAGCTGATCGGTTCTGATACTATTCCGGCCTTCGAAGCACAACTTGCCAAGTACGGCAAAAATTTCCGCCGGCCCTCCGCGCTTGAGGCAGCCTCTGAATCGACGCCAGCCTGATCCGCCCGTTATAGGCGGCAAGCGACCGTGGCGTCGACAACCGACGACTGGTCTTGGCTAGCGCAATTCGGTCATGGAGCACGGAATCGCGCCATGGCCACCACGTCGCTCGTGTGTTGGCCTCCTATGGCTATCCCATTCAGGTGGGAATCGCAGCCGCGTTACTTACCGTAGGAGACCATCACGCGGGGGTGCCGGAGAACAGACCGCGGGATGGCTTCGAGCTTTGTGGCAGAGCGAAGGCCGGCCCGGGAACTGATCGAAGGGTTCGGTCACCCACACCACGTTCCCGGCAACCAGGTCAAATACTCCGGTGCTCTGATCCAAGCGGGTTCCTAATCAAGCCGGGAACGGCATGCTCGGTTACGCGAGGCACTGACTCCCCAATGCTGGTCGACGCACCCAATCGTTAGAAGGAGGCCTTATCATCATGCTTGACGTTAGCCGTGTGAATTTCAGCCCGGAAGTTGAAAAAGGGTCGGAGTTGCTGCATCTGCAGCGAATGGTCGACCTACAGGCGATTCGGCAGCTGGCTGAGGCGTACCCGATTCTCGTCGATAGCCACGACCTGAACGCCTTAATAGGTCTATTTGCGGATGACGCCGTTTTCCTGCGAGCTGGAGCTGCGTACTCAGGTCGTAGAGAGTTGCGCGAGTTTTTCGGACAGATAATGAGCACGTACTCTCTGACCGCACACAGTGTTCATCAGCATCTTTTGGACCTGAGGCCCGGTGCGAGGACCGCGCTCGGAATCCAGATGGGCCATGGTGAAGTTGCCATCGACGGGCAGCGCATGGTCGCCGCGTAC
This genomic stretch from Micrococcaceae bacterium Sec5.1 harbors:
- a CDS encoding LLM class flavin-dependent oxidoreductase → MLGIFQPNQSFHEWPTLAPNPTEWTYEYNLATVLAAEEVGMSFAFPAARWAGLPGDDIVWRGASLDTITLTAALLAATTKITLLTTIHTNLLNPVVAAKYGVGLDHIGGGRWGLNVVSGWGAHEFAAMGVELLDHKERYAYTREWLDVVEMLWRDGEATLDGKYFKINKAAGRPRPLQVSPLIVNAGQSYTGMRFSAENVDYIFCYGDLAEKFRKVRAEVGSECGFIGAKSVILGATTAAAQDRARQIVDQADRGALRNMLVASGAESVESAEGRMVSRDEVEEYLLGDAIIASAEDAGTQLADWAATNGVDGICLNLFDYLGDLQLIGSDTIPAFEAQLAKYGKNFRRPSALEAASESTPA
- a CDS encoding nuclear transport factor 2 family protein, whose amino-acid sequence is MVDLQAIRQLAEAYPILVDSHDLNALIGLFADDAVFLRAGAAYSGRRELREFFGQIMSTYSLTAHSVHQHLLDLRPGARTALGIQMGHGEVAIDGQRMVAAYRYDDEYCRVDDRWLFQRRHMRYEYYTSHEELALSLEGRQRVRVPGAAPRDAEIPEELPSYQSRTLRRV